A stretch of Campylobacter gracilis DNA encodes these proteins:
- the serB gene encoding phosphoserine phosphatase SerB, with protein MIKLCVFDFDSTLMDGETIGFFAAKMGTQRQVSEITKRAMAGELDFFESLSERVALIKGMKLSDAKAIAESLPFVCGASEIIAYLKNKGIKVIVFSGGFHLATDAAQKKLGFDASFANYLHEKNGILTGLFGGEMMFGYSKGVLLAQLKSLMGLRTSEVMCVGDGANDVSMFREAGLKIAFCANEILKEHASVCIEKKDLKEIMKYV; from the coding sequence ATGATAAAGCTTTGTGTTTTCGACTTTGATTCTACGCTGATGGACGGCGAGACGATAGGTTTTTTCGCCGCTAAAATGGGCACACAGCGACAAGTTAGCGAAATTACAAAGCGCGCGATGGCGGGAGAGCTTGATTTTTTCGAGAGCCTTAGCGAGCGCGTGGCGCTGATAAAGGGAATGAAGCTTAGCGATGCTAAAGCTATCGCGGAAAGTCTGCCTTTCGTTTGCGGCGCTAGCGAGATCATCGCGTATCTGAAAAATAAAGGCATAAAGGTGATCGTCTTTAGCGGCGGATTTCATCTCGCTACCGACGCCGCGCAGAAAAAACTAGGCTTTGACGCGAGCTTTGCGAACTATCTGCATGAAAAAAACGGAATTTTAACCGGGCTTTTCGGCGGCGAGATGATGTTTGGATACTCAAAAGGCGTCCTGCTTGCACAGCTTAAATCGCTGATGGGTTTAAGAACAAGCGAAGTAATGTGTGTGGGAGACGGCGCGAACGATGTTTCGATGTTCCGCGAGGCGGGACTTAAAATCGCCTTTTGCGCAAATGAAATTTTAAAAGAGCACGCGAGCGTCTGCATTGAAAAAAAGGATTTGAAGGAGATTATGAAATATGTATGA
- a CDS encoding transaldolase: protein MYDKALNFSLWCDFLERDFIDKDFDELIKKGIINGATSNPAIFKNAILSSSAYDAAKEEFRKKEPKKLYEILATADIRSAAESLLKNFINGDDGFVSIEVDPCFADDAEAMYREGKHLYSTIGMPNVMIKIPATKAGYEAMRDLLKKGISVNATLVFSPEQTAKCIEAIKEGIAGFRRYFPKANLPKTVISIFVSRFDRLLDEKMAAAGLPTGKIGTMNASKCYNIIAKENLNYVKPLFASTGVKGDDLPKDYYVSELMYPGCVNTAPLETIGAFISGDQKPKMPPSDAQIEEFFARVAEAKIDMKKAYKKLLDDGLAAFEEAFKEIIKTLKKEK, encoded by the coding sequence ATGTATGATAAAGCCCTAAATTTCAGCCTTTGGTGCGACTTTTTGGAGCGCGATTTTATCGATAAAGATTTCGACGAGCTGATCAAAAAAGGCATAATTAACGGCGCTACCTCCAATCCTGCGATCTTTAAAAACGCAATTCTAAGCTCCTCCGCATACGATGCAGCTAAAGAGGAATTTAGAAAAAAAGAGCCTAAAAAGCTGTATGAAATTTTAGCCACCGCGGACATAAGAAGCGCGGCGGAGAGCCTGCTTAAAAATTTTATTAACGGTGATGACGGCTTCGTAAGCATCGAGGTTGACCCATGTTTTGCAGACGATGCCGAGGCGATGTATCGTGAAGGCAAGCACCTATATAGCACGATCGGCATGCCAAACGTTATGATCAAAATCCCTGCGACCAAGGCGGGCTACGAAGCGATGCGCGATCTGCTAAAAAAGGGGATCAGCGTAAATGCGACCTTGGTTTTTTCGCCGGAGCAGACCGCAAAATGTATCGAGGCGATAAAAGAGGGCATCGCGGGCTTTCGTCGCTACTTTCCGAAAGCAAATTTACCAAAAACCGTAATTAGCATCTTCGTTAGCCGCTTCGATAGGTTACTGGATGAAAAAATGGCCGCGGCGGGCCTTCCTACCGGCAAAATCGGCACGATGAACGCTTCAAAATGCTACAATATCATCGCTAAAGAAAATTTAAACTACGTAAAGCCGCTGTTTGCGAGCACGGGCGTAAAAGGAGATGATCTGCCGAAGGATTATTACGTAAGCGAGCTGATGTATCCGGGCTGCGTAAACACCGCACCACTTGAGACGATAGGGGCCTTTATAAGCGGCGATCAAAAGCCCAAAATGCCGCCTAGCGATGCGCAGATAGAGGAATTTTTCGCTCGCGTAGCAGAGGCAAAGATCGATATGAAAAAGGCGTATAAAAAGCTGCTAGATGACGGACTGGCGGCTTTTGAAGAAGCATTTAAAGAGATAATAAAAACACTTAAAAAGGAGAAATGA
- a CDS encoding type IV pilus twitching motility protein PilT — protein sequence MAGSIDYSQYQVDASTLDFKQRDRLNKYLEFLIQNGGSDLHIKSGAVIRGRIHGELVKFSKTPFLKEDAMTLAKELLITRFPELIEKKSVDFTYKLNEDYRFRVNIFFQIDGISAVFRTIPVKIPEIDDLGLPPSIKDICDTAMRGVVLLTGPTGSGKTTTIASMINRINRQRTSHVVTIEDPVEFVFKDDKCIINQRAIGEDCNNFADSLRAALREDPDVIFVGEMRDLETIETALHAAETGHLVFSTVHTIDAKETVNRIIAMFEQAEQERIRMTLASVLEAVISQRLARTIEGKRVAVVEILRKNTRIKDMILDARDDEIPDAIADGRNTYGMQTFDQHLLDLYRDGVITREEALDKASKRNDLDLQIKNVDLAKKRDLAAESGESAEEMLAGEVVQLKEIR from the coding sequence ATGGCGGGTTCTATAGATTATTCGCAGTATCAAGTTGACGCTTCTACGCTGGATTTTAAGCAGCGAGATAGGCTAAATAAATATCTGGAATTTCTAATCCAAAACGGCGGTAGCGACCTTCACATAAAATCGGGCGCGGTTATCAGAGGGCGCATCCATGGCGAGCTAGTAAAATTTAGCAAGACGCCATTTTTGAAAGAAGACGCGATGACGCTAGCTAAGGAGCTTCTCATCACGCGCTTTCCTGAGCTTATCGAGAAAAAGAGCGTGGATTTTACCTACAAGCTAAACGAAGATTATCGCTTCCGCGTTAATATTTTCTTTCAGATCGACGGTATCAGCGCGGTTTTCCGAACGATTCCGGTTAAAATTCCAGAGATCGACGATCTAGGTCTACCGCCTTCGATTAAAGATATTTGCGACACTGCTATGCGCGGCGTCGTGCTACTTACGGGACCTACGGGAAGCGGAAAGACGACAACGATCGCAAGCATGATCAATCGCATAAATAGGCAAAGAACCAGCCACGTCGTTACGATCGAAGACCCCGTGGAATTTGTATTTAAAGACGATAAATGCATCATCAATCAGCGCGCTATCGGCGAGGACTGCAATAACTTCGCCGATTCGCTTCGCGCTGCGCTGCGAGAGGACCCCGACGTAATATTCGTGGGCGAGATGCGCGATTTAGAGACGATCGAGACCGCACTTCATGCCGCAGAAACGGGCCACTTAGTGTTTTCGACGGTGCACACCATCGATGCGAAAGAGACGGTAAACCGAATCATTGCGATGTTTGAGCAGGCCGAGCAGGAGCGTATCCGAATGACGCTAGCATCCGTCCTAGAGGCGGTCATCTCTCAGCGCCTTGCTCGTACTATCGAGGGCAAGCGCGTAGCCGTCGTTGAAATTCTACGCAAAAACACCCGTATTAAGGATATGATACTTGATGCGCGCGACGATGAAATTCCTGACGCGATCGCCGACGGTCGCAACACCTATGGCATGCAGACCTTCGATCAGCACCTGCTCGATCTTTACAGAGACGGCGTCATCACCCGTGAGGAGGCGCTGGATAAGGCCTCTAAGCGAAACGACCTAGATCTACAGATCAAAAACGTCGATCTTGCCAAAAAAAGGGATTTGGCGGCAGAATCCGGAGAGAGCGCCGAGGAGATGCTCGCCGGCGAAGTCGTACAGCTAAAAGAGATCCGCTAA
- a CDS encoding 50S ribosomal protein L25/general stress protein Ctc → MLEGIVRDSIGKRASKSLKRDGYLIANIYAKGFDNINAAFKVNDFIKAMRAKEDLPFEVSVGGKTYRVIVQEYQKHPVTNTLTHVDLRVVQDDVVSKYLVPVKVTGVAKGLKNKGILVQSKRRIAVKCAGKDLPNDFTLDVSDLDVGDSLLIRDIPVKEGVSIILDGSVAVVGVTSAK, encoded by the coding sequence ATGTTAGAAGGTATCGTTAGAGATAGTATCGGTAAAAGGGCTTCAAAGTCCCTAAAACGAGATGGTTATCTAATCGCTAATATTTATGCGAAAGGATTTGACAATATCAACGCGGCGTTTAAAGTAAATGACTTTATCAAAGCCATGCGCGCGAAAGAGGATCTTCCTTTCGAGGTTAGCGTAGGCGGTAAGACATATCGCGTCATCGTGCAAGAATACCAAAAGCACCCCGTCACAAACACCCTAACTCACGTAGATTTGCGCGTAGTTCAGGATGATGTCGTAAGCAAATATTTAGTACCGGTTAAGGTAACTGGCGTCGCTAAAGGGCTAAAAAACAAAGGTATTTTGGTGCAATCCAAGCGCCGTATCGCCGTAAAATGCGCCGGCAAAGATCTACCGAACGATTTTACGCTCGATGTGAGTGATCTTGACGTAGGCGATTCGCTTTTGATCCGAGACATTCCGGTAAAAGAGGGCGTCAGCATCATTCTAGACGGCTCGGTAGCGGTAGTCGGAGTTACTTCGGCTAAATAG
- the pth gene encoding aminoacyl-tRNA hydrolase has product MILIAGLGNPAQKYADTRHNVGFMLIDEILKTGGFSELGSSKFQGELFKKGSLLLLKPQTFMNLSGNSVKAVNDFYKPERIIIVHDDIDLDLGAVKFKKGGSSGGHNGIKSIDALIGADYERVRIGVGKKQQDQDAANFVLGNFSESEREKLGEILPYVARAVKELICSDIEQVAQKFTIKKARV; this is encoded by the coding sequence ATGATACTGATCGCAGGACTTGGGAATCCTGCTCAGAAATACGCAGATACCAGACACAACGTCGGATTTATGCTAATCGACGAAATTTTAAAGACGGGCGGCTTTAGCGAGCTCGGCTCGTCTAAATTCCAAGGCGAGCTTTTTAAAAAGGGCTCGCTGCTTCTTTTAAAACCCCAAACTTTTATGAACTTAAGCGGCAACTCCGTAAAGGCGGTGAATGATTTTTATAAACCCGAGCGCATCATCATAGTGCACGACGATATAGATTTGGATCTAGGCGCCGTTAAATTTAAAAAAGGCGGCAGTAGCGGCGGGCACAACGGCATCAAATCGATTGATGCGCTAATCGGTGCAGATTACGAGCGCGTGCGTATCGGCGTGGGCAAAAAACAGCAGGATCAGGATGCGGCAAATTTCGTGCTCGGAAATTTTAGCGAAAGTGAGCGCGAAAAGCTAGGCGAAATTTTACCCTATGTCGCGCGCGCGGTAAAGGAGCTCATTTGCTCGGATATAGAGCAGGTCGCGCAAAAATTTACGATTAAAAAGGCTAGGGTGTGA
- a CDS encoding LptF/LptG family permease, whose translation MKLYVKYAALSYLKYFFILLIALECFYVGIDVLTNLKDFPSSANTALLYIALTAAVALSYTLPLSLIFALILMGFNMIRSNELVSFYALGVSKNALIIPPFLIALAITASFIALNSTPFAYALKFQKNLTDLSPTGGDMFLKFEGKYIYIKALNGKNANDITIFNIGDNSVASRSHASSGEYAGKIWHLRDVNTTTLPTQLKLGGSGLKSKLSAQSEALKGFDPSSIASVYDTSNVYSIRDALRSIRTFSHQGVNISTIKASLYNMIFFPLFAPLAVLVLYYYLPVTGRFFNLALLSFGFFIATLCAWGVLFVLIRFSLNGVIIPEFGIIVPIIALLGFAAFLVFKHR comes from the coding sequence GTGAAGTTATACGTAAAATACGCAGCTCTTTCCTATCTGAAGTATTTTTTTATCCTGCTAATAGCCCTTGAGTGCTTTTACGTAGGTATCGATGTGCTTACTAATCTCAAAGATTTTCCCTCAAGCGCGAATACTGCTCTTTTGTATATTGCTCTAACCGCAGCGGTCGCGCTTAGCTACACGCTGCCGCTAAGTCTTATTTTTGCGCTTATTTTGATGGGCTTTAATATGATCCGTAGCAACGAGCTGGTGAGCTTTTATGCGCTTGGAGTTAGCAAAAACGCTCTGATAATTCCTCCATTTTTGATTGCACTTGCAATTACTGCGAGCTTTATAGCTTTAAATTCCACCCCGTTTGCATACGCGTTAAAATTTCAAAAGAATTTAACTGATTTATCGCCTACGGGAGGAGATATGTTTTTGAAATTTGAGGGTAAATATATCTATATCAAAGCTCTAAACGGCAAAAACGCAAATGATATAACGATCTTTAATATAGGGGATAACTCCGTTGCTTCGCGCTCGCATGCAAGCTCTGGCGAATACGCAGGCAAAATTTGGCATCTACGCGACGTAAATACCACTACTTTACCAACGCAGCTTAAGCTTGGAGGAAGTGGATTAAAAAGTAAGCTTAGCGCGCAGAGCGAGGCGCTTAAGGGCTTTGATCCAAGCTCAATTGCAAGCGTTTATGATACGAGTAATGTATATTCAATCAGGGATGCTCTGCGTTCGATCCGCACCTTTTCGCATCAAGGTGTTAATATCTCCACTATAAAAGCAAGTCTTTATAATATGATATTTTTCCCGTTGTTTGCACCTTTGGCGGTATTGGTTCTGTATTATTACCTGCCCGTTACGGGACGATTTTTTAATCTTGCGCTACTAAGCTTTGGATTTTTTATCGCTACGCTATGCGCTTGGGGCGTTCTTTTCGTGTTGATTAGGTTTTCTCTCAACGGCGTCATCATCCCAGAATTTGGCATTATCGTGCCCATAATAGCGCTATTAGGCTTTGCGGCATTTTTGGTTTTTAAGCATCGTTAA
- the lysA gene encoding diaminopimelate decarboxylase → MDYSSLARKYGTPLYVYDFNEIQKNFIALKEVFAARKSLVCFAIKANSNLSVLKFLSDLGSGFDCVSIGELRRALYVGAKSYKIIFSGVGKQDGELEFALKSDILLINLESEAEMLRLERIAQKLNKPARISIRVNPNVDAKTHPYISTGLNENKFGVNIETARKMYIYAKKSKFLNPVGIHFHIGSQLTDISPICDAAKIVSDLLRELRALEIDIKFFDVGGGIGIRYEDEKQIVLYDYAQGILKSLSGLDVTIVCEPGRFIAGAAGVFLTRVLYEKQNCGKRFVIVDGAMNDLIRPSLYGAHHAIEIIGASEGINLNEPDASEVNLGSRGEDQTSGSDADQKNLGGVNLAETSLCDVVGPICESGDFLAKGVSLPSLQSGDLLAIKSAGAYGFSMSSNYNTRCRAAEVAVYDGQDRLIRKRESFDELIALEKDLV, encoded by the coding sequence ATGGATTATTCAAGTTTAGCCCGCAAATACGGCACCCCTTTATACGTTTACGATTTTAACGAGATACAAAAGAATTTTATAGCGCTCAAAGAGGTCTTCGCAGCGCGCAAATCGCTCGTCTGCTTCGCTATTAAAGCCAATTCTAATCTTAGCGTTTTGAAGTTTTTGTCGGATCTGGGCAGCGGCTTTGACTGCGTCAGCATCGGCGAGCTGCGCCGCGCTCTGTATGTCGGCGCAAAGAGCTATAAGATCATATTCTCTGGCGTCGGCAAGCAAGATGGCGAGCTCGAATTTGCGCTAAAGTCAGACATCTTGCTAATAAATTTAGAAAGCGAAGCCGAGATGCTGCGTCTGGAGCGGATCGCGCAAAAGCTAAATAAGCCCGCTCGCATCAGCATCCGCGTAAATCCAAACGTCGATGCTAAGACCCACCCCTACATCTCCACGGGGCTAAATGAGAACAAATTCGGCGTCAACATCGAGACCGCGCGCAAGATGTATATCTACGCCAAAAAGAGCAAATTTTTAAATCCCGTCGGTATCCACTTTCACATCGGCAGCCAGCTTACGGACATCTCTCCGATCTGCGACGCCGCAAAGATCGTAAGCGACCTGCTGCGCGAACTGCGAGCCCTTGAGATCGATATAAAATTTTTCGACGTGGGCGGCGGCATCGGCATCCGCTACGAGGATGAAAAACAGATCGTGCTCTACGACTACGCGCAAGGAATTTTAAAGAGCCTAAGCGGTCTAGACGTCACGATCGTGTGCGAGCCCGGGCGCTTCATAGCAGGAGCAGCGGGAGTCTTCCTTACCCGCGTGCTTTACGAAAAACAAAACTGCGGCAAGCGCTTCGTCATCGTTGACGGCGCGATGAACGATCTCATACGCCCGAGCCTCTACGGCGCGCACCACGCCATCGAGATCATTGGCGCTTCGGAGGGTATAAATTTAAACGAACCGGACGCAAGCGAAGTAAATTTAGGCAGCAGAGGCGAGGATCAAACAAGCGGCTCTGACGCGGATCAAAAAAATTTGGGCGGCGTAAATTTAGCCGAAACTAGCCTCTGCGACGTCGTCGGTCCGATCTGCGAAAGCGGCGACTTTTTAGCCAAAGGGGTGAGCTTGCCTAGCCTGCAAAGCGGCGATCTGCTCGCGATAAAAAGCGCCGGCGCCTACGGCTTTTCTATGTCTAGCAACTACAACACCCGCTGTCGCGCTGCCGAGGTCGCGGTTTACGACGGACAGGACCGCCTGATTAGAAAGCGCGAGAGCTTTGATGAACTAATCGCGCTAGAAAAGGATCTCGTATGA
- the pheA gene encoding prephenate dehydratase, translating to MQNIDDLRVCIDRLDDEILRLIDERMGFVKKIGELKQTAGSAIYRPERERSIISRLDGGKARNLSKEAIEAIFFEIFSVSRNLEKPQIVAFLGPFGTYSHQAAKSRFGAVSSYLPLSNIEAVFKELDSGEAKYGVVPIENNTEGAVGATLDCLRKYEGVKIVAEIYMDIHHCFASHCDDVSTVDQIFSHPQGYNQCLKFLDDHGLSGVKFTATKSTALAAQMAAATPHSAAICSKIAADLYGVPMMFQKIEDNSANRTRFFVLSDFKNQKSDRNKTSILAKTDDRPGGLVDFLQMFRNEGINLTKLESRPVKLRDFKCVFYVDFEGHIDDERVARVLQNAQKNGHEITWLGSYINGGE from the coding sequence ATGCAAAACATCGATGATCTACGCGTTTGTATCGACAGGCTGGATGATGAAATTTTGCGCCTTATCGACGAGCGCATGGGGTTTGTCAAAAAGATCGGCGAGCTGAAGCAGACCGCGGGCAGCGCGATCTACCGCCCGGAGCGCGAGCGCTCGATCATCAGCAGGCTGGACGGCGGAAAGGCGCGAAATTTAAGCAAAGAGGCGATCGAGGCGATATTTTTTGAAATTTTTTCGGTTTCGCGAAATTTAGAAAAGCCGCAGATCGTCGCGTTTTTAGGGCCTTTCGGCACCTATTCGCACCAAGCCGCCAAGAGCCGCTTCGGCGCGGTAAGCTCCTATCTGCCGCTCTCAAACATCGAGGCGGTCTTTAAGGAGCTTGATAGCGGCGAGGCCAAATACGGCGTCGTGCCGATCGAAAATAATACCGAAGGCGCGGTAGGCGCGACGCTTGATTGCTTGCGAAAATACGAAGGCGTCAAGATCGTCGCCGAAATTTATATGGATATCCACCACTGCTTTGCGAGCCATTGCGACGACGTAAGCACGGTGGATCAGATATTCTCGCATCCGCAGGGATACAATCAGTGCCTTAAATTTTTAGACGATCACGGCCTTAGCGGCGTTAAATTTACCGCGACCAAATCGACCGCGCTTGCGGCGCAGATGGCGGCTGCTACGCCGCACTCCGCCGCGATCTGCTCCAAGATCGCCGCCGATCTTTACGGCGTGCCGATGATGTTTCAAAAGATCGAGGACAACTCCGCCAATCGCACGCGCTTTTTCGTGCTGAGCGACTTTAAAAACCAAAAGAGCGACCGCAACAAAACGAGCATCCTAGCCAAAACTGACGACCGCCCGGGCGGGCTCGTGGACTTTTTGCAGATGTTTCGCAACGAGGGGATAAATTTAACCAAATTAGAAAGCCGCCCTGTCAAGCTTAGGGATTTTAAATGCGTATTTTATGTTGATTTTGAAGGGCACATCGACGACGAACGCGTGGCGCGCGTACTGCAAAACGCACAGAAAAACGGCCACGAAATCACCTGGCTGGGAAGCTATATAAACGGAGGGGAGTGA
- the hisC gene encoding histidinol-phosphate transaminase produces MKFNEFVENLSNYEAGKPIELVVREFGIRKQDVLKLASNENPFGTSEAVRDAIVQNAACAHLYPDDSMYELKGALASKFGVEPQNIIIGAGSDQIIEFALHAKLNSRRAILQAGVTFAMYGIYASHCEAKVYKTSAQEHDLAELLKIYNAHRDEISVIFLCVPNNPLGECLDAEAVYEFAGSVDEDTLLVIDAAYNEFAAFKDERKRLDPKLLIQNFKNVLYLGTFSKVYGLGGMRVGYGIAPRQIINALYKLRPPFNITTLSLAAAIAALKDEAFVQKSLQNNAAQMSRFEDFAREQSLEFIPSYANFITFKLSPPLDSSELCEQLLRRGIIIRNLKSYGLNAVRITIGTQGQNDRVFGTLGEILSGY; encoded by the coding sequence ATGAAATTTAACGAATTTGTAGAAAATCTGAGCAATTACGAAGCAGGCAAGCCGATCGAGCTTGTGGTGCGGGAGTTTGGTATCCGCAAGCAAGACGTGCTAAAGCTTGCCAGCAACGAAAACCCCTTCGGCACTAGCGAGGCAGTGCGGGATGCGATCGTGCAAAATGCCGCCTGTGCGCATCTTTACCCCGATGATTCGATGTATGAGCTAAAGGGCGCGCTCGCCTCGAAATTCGGCGTAGAGCCGCAAAATATCATCATCGGCGCGGGCAGCGATCAGATCATCGAGTTTGCGCTACACGCCAAGCTCAATTCGCGCCGCGCGATACTGCAGGCGGGCGTTACCTTTGCGATGTACGGCATCTACGCAAGCCACTGCGAGGCTAAAGTTTACAAAACGAGCGCGCAGGAGCACGACCTAGCCGAACTTTTAAAAATTTATAACGCGCACAGGGATGAAATTTCGGTCATCTTTTTGTGCGTGCCGAACAACCCGCTTGGCGAGTGCTTGGATGCGGAGGCGGTGTATGAGTTCGCTGGCAGCGTGGATGAAGACACACTTTTAGTGATTGATGCCGCATACAACGAATTTGCAGCATTTAAAGATGAACGCAAGAGGCTTGATCCTAAGCTTTTAATTCAAAATTTTAAAAACGTACTCTATCTAGGCACCTTCTCGAAAGTCTATGGCCTAGGCGGTATGCGCGTAGGCTACGGCATCGCGCCGCGGCAAATCATAAACGCGCTTTATAAGCTACGACCGCCCTTTAACATCACGACGCTAAGCCTCGCAGCGGCAATTGCGGCGCTAAAAGACGAGGCTTTCGTGCAAAAAAGCCTGCAAAACAACGCCGCGCAGATGAGCCGCTTCGAGGATTTTGCGCGCGAGCAAAGCTTAGAATTTATCCCTAGCTACGCAAATTTCATCACGTTTAAACTTAGCCCGCCGCTAGATAGTAGCGAGCTTTGCGAGCAGCTTCTGCGCCGCGGCATCATCATTCGAAATTTAAAAAGCTACGGGCTAAACGCCGTGCGTATCACGATCGGCACACAGGGGCAAAACGATCGCGTCTTTGGCACGCTGGGAGAGATTTTGAGTGGATATTAA
- the dxs gene encoding 1-deoxy-D-xylulose-5-phosphate synthase, with product MDIKNKSLEELRELCAQIRARIIEVVSKNGGHLSSNMGAVELIVAMHYVFDVTSDPFIFDVSHQSYAHKLLTDRWEEFGSLRQFGGISGYTKPSESKFDYFVAGHASTSISLAVGAAKAIKLKGEDRIPVVLIGDGSMSGGMTYEAMNELGDLRLPCIIILNDNKMSISKPIGAFSKYLSQAMAGETYQKFKSHVRELLSHAPQSATYMAKRFENSLKLIIPGMYFEELGLDYIGPVDGHNLEDLISALKTAKSARKPVVVHAQTIKGKGYDKAEGYLESWHGVGPFDIQSGEFKKKSAAKSATQIYAEALLNLAAKHENVVGVTAAMPSGTGMDKLIEKFPHRFWDVAIAEPHALSSMAAMAREGFKPYVTIYSTFMQRAFDQIVHDAAIMNLSLVLAMDRAGIVGEDGETHEGVFDVSFLNAIPNVSMCAPRDETSFKRIIEYSYAHEGVLAIRYPRGSFILNCDETGASAVELAKSVFLKRSDSARVALIGYGNGAGRAYKTAEALEGQIETDVVDLVFAKPLDAEFLRSLASKDKIWYVFSDNAKKGGVGEILSAFLQENEISDVKIVSFEFADIFLPHGKTADVERSLGLDIQTLAEQILSDKKY from the coding sequence GTGGATATTAAAAATAAAAGCCTGGAGGAGCTGCGGGAGCTCTGTGCGCAGATCAGAGCGCGCATCATCGAAGTCGTGAGCAAAAACGGCGGCCATCTAAGCTCAAACATGGGCGCAGTCGAGCTCATCGTAGCGATGCACTACGTATTCGACGTCACGAGCGATCCGTTTATCTTCGACGTAAGCCACCAAAGCTACGCGCACAAGCTTCTGACGGACCGCTGGGAGGAGTTCGGCTCGCTTAGGCAGTTCGGCGGCATTAGCGGCTACACGAAGCCTAGCGAGAGTAAATTTGACTACTTCGTGGCGGGGCACGCCTCGACGTCGATCTCTTTAGCCGTGGGTGCGGCAAAGGCTATCAAGCTCAAAGGCGAGGATAGAATCCCCGTGGTCTTAATTGGTGACGGATCGATGAGCGGCGGCATGACTTATGAGGCGATGAACGAATTAGGCGATCTGCGCCTGCCCTGCATCATCATTCTAAACGATAATAAAATGAGCATCAGCAAGCCTATCGGCGCCTTTAGCAAATACTTAAGCCAAGCGATGGCGGGCGAGACATATCAAAAATTTAAATCCCACGTAAGAGAGCTGCTCTCTCACGCTCCGCAAAGCGCGACGTATATGGCAAAGCGCTTTGAAAATTCCTTAAAGCTCATCATCCCTGGGATGTATTTTGAGGAGCTAGGGCTTGATTACATCGGTCCCGTGGACGGGCATAATCTAGAGGATCTAATATCAGCGCTAAAGACGGCAAAAAGCGCGCGTAAGCCCGTCGTCGTGCACGCTCAAACGATCAAAGGCAAAGGCTATGACAAGGCGGAGGGCTATTTGGAGAGTTGGCACGGAGTAGGACCTTTCGATATTCAAAGCGGAGAATTTAAGAAAAAATCCGCCGCCAAAAGCGCCACGCAAATTTACGCTGAAGCTCTTTTAAATTTAGCCGCCAAGCATGAAAACGTCGTGGGCGTGACCGCTGCGATGCCAAGCGGCACCGGCATGGATAAGCTGATCGAGAAATTTCCCCACCGCTTCTGGGACGTCGCGATCGCCGAGCCGCATGCGCTAAGCTCGATGGCTGCGATGGCGCGCGAGGGTTTTAAGCCGTACGTTACGATATATTCGACCTTCATGCAGCGCGCGTTCGATCAGATCGTCCATGACGCGGCGATTATGAATCTAAGCTTAGTCCTTGCGATGGATCGCGCCGGCATCGTGGGCGAGGACGGCGAGACGCATGAGGGGGTCTTTGACGTGAGCTTTTTAAACGCGATCCCAAACGTCAGTATGTGCGCGCCGCGAGACGAGACGAGCTTTAAACGGATCATCGAGTACTCCTACGCGCACGAGGGGGTTTTGGCGATCCGCTATCCGCGCGGAAGCTTTATCTTGAACTGCGACGAGACCGGTGCATCTGCAGTAGAGCTTGCAAAATCGGTGTTTCTAAAGCGCAGCGATAGCGCGCGAGTGGCGCTCATCGGCTACGGAAACGGCGCTGGCAGAGCGTATAAAACGGCCGAGGCGCTGGAGGGGCAGATAGAGACGGACGTCGTAGATCTGGTCTTTGCAAAGCCTTTAGACGCCGAGTTTTTACGAAGTTTGGCTAGCAAAGATAAAATTTGGTACGTCTTTAGCGACAATGCCAAAAAGGGCGGCGTCGGTGAAATTTTAAGCGCATTTTTGCAAGAAAATGAAATTTCGGACGTAAAGATCGTGAGCTTCGAGTTTGCTGATATCTTTTTACCGCACGGCAAGACCGCCGACGTGGAGCGTAGCTTGGGCTTGGATATCCAAACTCTGGCCGAGCAAATATTAAGTGATAAAAAGTATTAG